One Rosa chinensis cultivar Old Blush chromosome 5, RchiOBHm-V2, whole genome shotgun sequence genomic region harbors:
- the LOC112163992 gene encoding uncharacterized protein LOC112163992, producing MRAGGVARGQHHQQERNYYSEEEDEKGPPNNQQQNHQEENYRMKADISFFYGNLQIEEFLDWLSEVDRFFSLMDVPENKQVKTVSWKLKSTAACWWDDLQESRIRQGKEPVRTWRKMKTLLRGHFLPRDYEQTLFEKYYDCAQQNRSVFDYNHEFMRLSERNRLEERETQKVARYLHGLKPEIRDKIGLQVIWTLTEAMNLALKAETLLAKTKFNQQTTMGYRKNWAESSTSKGLQIKEPSKEQHIRIETRLHYVEEYEDDEEQNEVATTEIEDRDFDDIPPFLVCQRLLLTKQGLETQRHNIFRSKCIIGGMACNLIIDTGSCENFVSKKVVDCFKLPTTKHPTPYSVGWIKKGPAEPVTETCKVPIIIGPYKDDVICDVIDMDASHILLGRPWQYDVRVGFDGYKNIYSFVWDKNKIVLKPTSPCENKYVEKLETTNFLTLSRSERELEVEIREALACYPIVMKGILTTEQELKETQIPEKVQPIIRAFQKLVSEDLPDELPPMRNIQHRIDLIPGASLPNLPHYRMSLKENEILRETIEDLLRKGFIRKSISPGAVPVVLVPKKDGSWRMCVDSRAINKITIRVDTTKFELDLEMNGRQLSRARMYHYRVFKERKISMGRRARESFALIKQKLCTAPVLALPNFDKVFEVECDACGVGVGAVLSQERKPIAYFSEKLSEARQKWSTYDQEFYAMVRALKQWEHYLVQREFVLYTDHQAFKYINSQKSVSKMHVRWATFLQKFPFVIKHKSGTLNRVADALSRRSQLLVTLSHEVIGFEFLKELYEEDDDFKEIWGKCMKQEPCSDFL from the exons ATGCGAGCCGGAGGAGTTGCCCGAGGCCAACACCATCAGCAAGAACGAAACTACTATTCTGAGGAAGAAGACGAAAAAGGCCCACCaaacaatcaacaacaaaaccACCAAGAAGAAAATTATAGAATGAAAGCTGACATATCTTTCTTCTATGGAAACTTACAGATAGAAGAATTTCTTGATTGGCTTTCTGAAGTGGATAGGTTCTTCAGTTTAATGGATGTTCCAGAAAACAAGCAAGTGAAGACAGTTTCTTGGAAGCTAAAAAGCACCGCTGCCTGTTGGTGGGATGATTTGCAGGAGTCACGAATTCGACAAGGAAAAGAGCCTGTCAGAACATGGCGGAAGATGAAAACCCTTCTCAGAGGACATTTCTTACCTCGAGATTATGAGCAGACTTTATTTGAGAAGTACTACGATTGCGCTCAGCAAAATCGATCTGTATTTGACTATAACCATGAGTTTATGCGACTTAGCGAGCGTAACAGATTGGAAGAAAGGGAAACTCAGAAAGTTGCAAGGTATCTACATGGTTTGAAGCCAGAAATCCGAGACAAGATAGGGTTGCAAGTGATATGGACTCTAACAGAAGCCATGAACCTAGCATTAAAAGCGGAAACCTTACTAGCAAAAACTAAATTCAATCAACAGACTACCATGGGCTATCGTAAAAATTGGGCTGAGTCATCTACTTCAAAAGGGTTGCAAATTAAAGAACCTTCAAAAGAGCAGCACATTAGAATAGAAACAA GATTGCATTATGTGGAGGaatatgaagatgatgaagagcaGAATGAAGTTGCAACTACTGAAATTGAAGACCGAGATTTTGATGATATCCCACCGTTTCTAGTTTGCCAACGACTTTTGTTAACAAAGCAAGGATTGGAAACTCAAAGGCATAACATATTTCGCTCTAAGTGTATCATTGGAGGCATGGCATGCAATCTAATCATTGACACTGGCAGTTGCGAAAACTTTGTGTCCAAGAAAGTGGTTGACTGTTTTAAGCTTCCAACAACAAAGCATCCGACTCCTTATTCCGTGGGTTGGATTAAAAAAGGGCCTGCAGAGCCTGTGACAGAAACTTGCAAAGTTCCTATAATTATAGGACCATACAAGGATGATGTCATATGTGATGTTATAGACATGGATGCCTCACATATTTTACTTGGAAGACCGTGGCAGTATGATGTAAGAGTTGGATTTGATGGCTACAAAAATATCTACAGTTTTGTTTGGGATAAAAACAAAATTGTCTTGAAGCCTACTAGCCCATGTGAGAATAAATATGTTGAGAAATTGGAGACAACAAACTTTCTCACTCTATCAAGGTCAGAACGTGAACTAGAAGTTGAAATTAGGGAAGCACTAGCTTGTTATCCTATTGTGATGAAAGGTATCTTAACCACTGAACAAGAATTAAAGGAGACACAAATTCCAGAAAAGGTTCAGCCTATAATTCGTGCTTTCCAAAAGTTGGTGTCAGAAGACTTGCCAGATGAACTACCACCTATGAGAAACATTCAACATCGAATTGATTTAATTCCTGGAGCTAGCTTGCCCAATCTTCCTCACTACCGCATGAGTCTGAAAGAGAATGAAATCTTGAGGGAGACAATTGAAGACTTACTACGAAAAGGGTTTATTCGCAAAAGCATAAGTCCTGGTGCAGTGCCTGTAGTGTTGGTACCAAAGAAAGATGGCAGCTGGCGTATGTGTGTTGATAGTCGAGCCATTAATAAAATCACCATCAG AGTGGATACCACCAAATTCGAATTAGACCTGGAGATGAATGGAAGACAGCTTTCAAGAGCAAGGATG taccattacCGAGTGTttaaagaaaggaaaatttCAATGGGGAGAAGAGCAAGAGAAAGTTTTGCCTTGATCAAGCAAAAATTGTGCACTGCTCCAGTATTGGCCTTGCCAAATTTTGATAAAGTTTTTGAGGTAGAGTGTGATGCTTGTGGAGTAGGAGTTGGTGCTGTCTTATCTCAAGAACGGAAGCCGATAGCATATTTCAGTGAAAAGCTTAGCGAAGCTCGACAAAAGTGGAGTACCTATGATCAAGAATTCTATGCCATGGTTCGAGCATTGAAGCAATGGGAGCATTACTTAGTGCAACGAGAATTTGTTCTCTACACCGATCATCAAGCTTTTAAGTACATTAATAGCCAAAAGAGTGTGAGTAAGATGCATGTTCGTTGGGCTACTTTTCTACAAAAATTTCCTTTCGTGATTAAGCACAAATCCGGGACCCTAAATCGTGTGGCCGATGCATTAAGTCGAAGAAGCCAATTATTGGTTACTTTGTCTCACGAAgttatagggtttgaattttTGAAGGAGTTATATgaggaggatgatgatttcaaagaaattTGGGGCAAGTGCATGAAACAAGAGCCATGCAGTGATTTTTTGTGA